The DNA sequence tgatgCTGCTTTCTAGTGATATTATCTATCAAAGTTCAttcattcacatttatcaattgTTTTAGCTGTTTATTAATCCAATACGTAAAGGTGGAAAGGAAAAGAGGTTGAACTACTTTCATTTTACTACAAGAAACCCGCTAATCCCTCATTTAATTTATGCCTAATAATCCTTTGGCGAGATTACGCTTGTTATTGTTAGATTATCATTTTATTATGATATATTGCCGGGCGAATAGAAATGATTGCATGATCATCAGAAGAATTTTCGTTTCAGCATCAAAATCTAAAATAACATAACATGGCCatataatttcatgtagattacATAGAAAAATTTAATGCATATGTGAAGCCAAGTTCAGATTTGATGATTACAAAGTGGTTAATGCATCATGATGAGagtcattaattaattaagaatacaTGATCAGTGCTTGTTTGCTTCTCTCTCAGCAGCACTGATAACTTTTTCAAAGGCTTGAGGGCCATGCCTATCGATGTAGCGTTCAACAGCTTTCCTAGCATCAAAGCTCATCATCTGAATCGCCTTCTTGTTCTTCATGGTATAATCATTAGCTCCATAGCTCGTTACATTTATGTATCTCCTCACATAATTCTCATATATATATGCTGCTCCATTGAACATTGGCAGCACCAGCCACATGCATATTACAAGCTTCATGTATGGCCAAAACGGCAACCTGCACtttgtaaaattattattattattgttgttgttgttgtgtaatAAATATAACTTACGTAACAATATTATATATTCATGGACGTACCAAGATAGGACCTTATGAAATGAAAGCTCAAAGAGGGTTATGAAGGAGTACAAAACCCAATACGTTAGCCACTGTTGATCATCTAAGGTTGAAGGACTCTCAATCGCCCTCATTGATGCATATCTATAATATATACACAATCATATACCAAGCATTATTTTGTCATTCTGCATGTTTATTGCTTTCTTATtaacattattgttattgaagaatattattaatttacttaCAGAGGGTAAAGAAGCATTGCTCCTGGCCTGATAATAAAGCCAAAAAGAAAGGCTGTTATTCTATATGGACGAAATGTTAAatgaattaataataaataataataagcaATATATATAGTTTgtgttatatttataaataacttttCATATTAATGTGTTGGTGTGgtagaatattaattataatatatatgcatgaaaggagaaagattaattaatttaattaattacccTACTATTGTATCCAAATTTCTTGCCACTGTTCCAAGGACACC is a window from the Arachis hypogaea cultivar Tifrunner chromosome 17, arahy.Tifrunner.gnm2.J5K5, whole genome shotgun sequence genome containing:
- the LOC112766500 gene encoding HVA22-like protein f — protein: MGVLGTVARNLDTIVGPGAMLLYPLYASMRAIESPSTLDDQQWLTYWVLYSFITLFELSFHKVLSWLPFWPYMKLVICMWLVLPMFNGAAYIYENYVRRYINVTSYGANDYTMKNKKAIQMMSFDARKAVERYIDRHGPQAFEKVISAAEREANKH